A genomic window from Cupriavidus metallidurans CH34 includes:
- a CDS encoding CaiB/BaiF CoA transferase family protein, which translates to MIALNGIRVLDLSKVLAGPLCGQYLGELGAEVIKVEPVGRGDDTRAWLPQDRGQSATFLAVNHNKRSLAVDLKTAEGRQIVQTLAAKSDVVLQGFGSGAAARLGVDYKTLSGMNPSLIYCEISGYGRTGPLGQEPGYDVMLQAFSGMVSTMGEAGGKLARASFSPVDLGTGMHAFSGILAALLERQKTGRGMFLEVSLLDTAMGFMSYLAQNYWCSGKLPRPMGTAHPAMAPYQVFEASDGPIMIGVGNDAQWRRFCPVAGLDDVIDAPKFATNAARVAHFDETVAMVQARIALQPVAHWIEALRKAGVACSPIHTLGDALAHQQVAARELIVESDHPVLGKVRNVGLPIRFGEAPRGAHRAPPLLGQHTDEVLGEAGYGPDAIADFKARGVIATANLPQADSQPAAAPLTA; encoded by the coding sequence ATGATTGCATTGAACGGTATCCGCGTACTCGACCTGAGCAAGGTGCTAGCCGGTCCTTTGTGTGGCCAGTACCTGGGGGAGCTTGGCGCAGAAGTCATCAAGGTTGAACCGGTTGGCCGTGGCGACGACACACGGGCATGGCTGCCGCAGGACCGAGGCCAGTCAGCGACCTTCCTCGCGGTCAACCACAACAAGCGCAGCCTCGCTGTCGATCTGAAGACCGCCGAGGGCAGGCAGATCGTGCAGACGTTGGCAGCAAAATCGGACGTGGTCCTGCAGGGCTTCGGCAGCGGTGCCGCCGCACGGCTGGGCGTGGACTACAAGACGCTGTCCGGCATGAACCCGTCGCTGATCTACTGCGAGATTTCCGGATACGGAAGAACGGGCCCGCTAGGCCAGGAACCTGGTTACGACGTGATGCTGCAGGCGTTCAGCGGCATGGTCAGCACCATGGGCGAAGCGGGTGGCAAGCTGGCGCGCGCCAGCTTCTCGCCGGTAGACCTGGGGACGGGCATGCACGCGTTCAGCGGCATCCTGGCGGCCCTGCTCGAGAGACAGAAGACCGGGCGAGGCATGTTCCTGGAGGTGTCGTTGCTCGACACAGCCATGGGGTTCATGAGCTACCTGGCACAGAACTACTGGTGCAGCGGGAAGCTGCCGCGCCCAATGGGAACCGCCCATCCCGCCATGGCGCCATACCAGGTATTCGAGGCATCGGACGGCCCCATCATGATTGGCGTTGGCAATGATGCCCAGTGGCGGCGCTTTTGCCCGGTCGCCGGACTCGACGATGTCATCGACGCACCCAAGTTCGCGACCAATGCCGCGCGCGTCGCGCATTTCGATGAAACCGTGGCGATGGTGCAGGCGCGCATTGCGCTGCAGCCAGTCGCGCACTGGATCGAGGCATTGCGCAAGGCGGGTGTGGCTTGCTCTCCCATTCACACGCTCGGCGACGCATTGGCGCATCAGCAGGTTGCGGCACGCGAACTGATTGTCGAATCCGATCACCCCGTGCTTGGCAAGGTTCGCAACGTTGGCTTGCCGATCCGCTTTGGCGAGGCGCCACGTGGTGCGCATCGCGCTCCGCCGCTGCTGGGCCAGCACACCGACGAGGTACTCGGCGAGGCTGGCTACGGCCCCGATGCTATTGCCGATTTCAAGGCGCGAGGCGTGATCGCCACCGCCAACCTGCCGCAGGCTGATTCCCAGCCGGCCGCGGCCCCTCTCACTGCATGA
- a CDS encoding Bug family tripartite tricarboxylate transporter substrate binding protein: protein MGISRRKLLMGTGIALLSRPLLASTWPARPIRLVVPFAAGGPGDFVARQIAMPLSRKLGQPVVVENKPGAGGNLGTQTVLDSEADGYSVLLNTVGMHAVNPLMFPDLRFQPRRDLAAVGVIATVPNVLVVHPTKLGVSNLADLVRLGRQRPNNLSYATYGAGSSPHIYGALLQKEAGFTAVAVPYKGSAPASSDVMAGNVDFLFDSMTTCIGQIRGGKLKALAITSAARSSLLPDVPTLQESGYPALDLKFWLALQVSAKTPAPVLQALREAVAACTQDATYGDALVARGAEPFRMAPASVQDFVNRDAARWTDLARSIGIKPE, encoded by the coding sequence ATGGGTATCAGTCGCCGCAAGCTTCTGATGGGTACCGGGATCGCATTGCTTTCGCGGCCATTGCTGGCAAGTACATGGCCCGCGCGGCCGATCCGGTTGGTGGTGCCGTTCGCGGCAGGCGGGCCTGGGGATTTCGTGGCTCGGCAGATCGCCATGCCACTGTCCCGGAAGCTTGGCCAACCGGTGGTGGTCGAAAACAAGCCCGGCGCGGGTGGCAACCTCGGCACGCAGACCGTGCTCGATAGCGAGGCCGATGGCTATTCGGTCCTGCTCAACACGGTTGGCATGCACGCGGTCAACCCACTGATGTTCCCCGATCTGCGTTTCCAGCCCAGGCGCGATCTGGCGGCGGTTGGCGTGATCGCCACCGTGCCGAATGTGCTGGTAGTGCATCCCACCAAGCTCGGTGTGAGCAACCTGGCCGATCTGGTTCGTCTTGGCCGGCAGCGTCCGAACAATCTCAGCTACGCCACATACGGGGCGGGTAGCTCCCCGCATATCTATGGCGCCTTGCTCCAGAAGGAAGCGGGGTTCACCGCGGTCGCCGTGCCCTACAAGGGAAGCGCGCCAGCAAGCAGCGACGTGATGGCCGGAAATGTGGACTTCCTCTTCGACAGCATGACCACCTGCATCGGGCAGATTCGAGGGGGCAAGCTCAAGGCGCTGGCTATCACCTCGGCAGCGCGCTCGTCATTGCTGCCCGATGTGCCGACGCTACAGGAGTCGGGCTACCCGGCGCTCGACCTGAAATTCTGGCTCGCATTGCAGGTCTCGGCCAAGACGCCCGCACCAGTCCTGCAGGCGCTGCGCGAAGCCGTGGCGGCCTGCACGCAGGATGCCACCTACGGCGACGCGCTGGTGGCGCGTGGCGCGGAGCCATTCCGCATGGCGCCGGCGAGTGTGCAGGATTTCGTCAATCGGGATGCTGCGCGCTGGACCGACCTCGCACGCTCCATAGGCATCAAGCCCGAATAG
- a CDS encoding LysR family transcriptional regulator, which translates to MPVDLRAMQCFLAVAAAGSISRAAETLHIAQPALSLQIRHLEEALGVTLFMRSHKGVEPTVAGQRFEIHARDILKRLDIACEDVRDLMVDPEGSVAIGLPQSMAKILTVPIVREVIRRWPKVRLQVIELSTGYIPGHLLSGHIDIGLTFRAHANSGLQFDQIVDEDLVLVGPPGQFANGHTQAQPLADTVRLRDLNQYPMILPAGEHGLRALLDGYLRTQGVDLQILAEVNAIPELIALASAGVGCTVLSYASVCAEVRKGQLSAARICQPAVSRPVYLCRSATMPLSIAASAVLDLLTETVRTVLDDGSWPARIGEVAD; encoded by the coding sequence ATGCCAGTCGATTTGCGCGCGATGCAGTGTTTTCTTGCCGTGGCAGCGGCGGGATCCATCTCGCGTGCGGCAGAAACCCTTCACATCGCCCAGCCGGCCCTGAGCCTGCAAATCCGGCATCTGGAAGAGGCGCTCGGCGTCACGCTGTTCATGCGCAGCCACAAGGGCGTGGAGCCGACCGTGGCCGGCCAGCGCTTTGAGATCCACGCCCGGGACATCCTGAAGCGCCTCGACATCGCATGTGAGGACGTGCGCGACCTGATGGTCGATCCGGAAGGCAGTGTTGCCATCGGCCTACCGCAATCGATGGCCAAGATCCTGACCGTCCCGATCGTCCGCGAGGTGATCCGGCGATGGCCCAAGGTTCGCCTGCAGGTTATCGAACTCAGCACGGGCTACATCCCCGGCCATCTGCTATCCGGACATATCGACATCGGCCTGACGTTCCGGGCTCATGCCAATTCTGGCCTGCAGTTCGACCAGATCGTCGATGAGGACCTGGTGCTGGTGGGCCCGCCCGGGCAATTCGCCAACGGTCACACGCAGGCGCAGCCCTTGGCCGACACTGTCCGTCTGCGCGACCTGAATCAATACCCAATGATCCTGCCAGCCGGTGAGCACGGCCTACGCGCATTGCTGGATGGCTACCTGAGGACCCAGGGCGTCGACCTGCAGATCCTCGCGGAGGTCAACGCCATCCCGGAACTGATCGCACTGGCGTCTGCCGGCGTGGGATGCACCGTTCTTTCGTATGCGTCGGTGTGCGCCGAAGTGCGAAAGGGCCAACTCTCGGCCGCGCGCATCTGCCAGCCTGCCGTGTCGCGCCCGGTCTATCTATGCCGCTCTGCCACCATGCCCCTATCTATCGCCGCGTCCGCCGTACTGGACCTGCTGACGGAGACCGTGCGAACCGTGCTTGACGATGGCAGTTGGCCGGCACGTATCGGGGAAGTCGCAGATTGA
- the soxB gene encoding thiosulfohydrolase SoxB, with protein sequence MNRREFLQVLAVAGAGGMAFPGGDAQAARAAQQFYDVPRFGNVHLLHFTDCHAQLRPVHFREPSVNLGVAEWAGKPPHLVGKAFLREYGIRPGTPEAHAFTSLDFTEAARRYGKVGGFSHLSTLIQRMKASRPGALLLDGGDTWQGSATALWTKGQDMVDAALQLGVDVMTPHWEMTLGAERVKQIVDNDFKGRVSFLAQNIKTNDFGDPVFDPYVIRDMNGVAVAIIGQAFPYTPIANPRYFVPDWTFGIQEENLQQVIDDARSKGAEVVVLLSHNGMDVDLKLASRVRGLDAILGGHTHDGVPKPVQVRNSGGVTLVTNAGSNGKFLGVLDFDVRNGKVADFRYKLLPVFADYLPADPAMEALITKVRAPYESRLSEVLAINRGLLYRRGNFNGTFDQLILDGLMAVQDAEIAFSPGFRWGTTLLPGENITMEALMDQTAVTYPYTTVTPMTAETIKTILEDVADNLFNPDPYYQQGGDMVRVGGLQYTIDPNQPIGKRITDMRLGGKPLETGKTYKVAGWAPVSEEARQAGGAPIWDVMAQWLRTNKEVSARPLNLPTVRGMSGNPGITTT encoded by the coding sequence ATGAATCGACGCGAGTTCCTGCAGGTGCTGGCGGTGGCCGGCGCCGGCGGCATGGCTTTCCCGGGCGGCGACGCACAGGCCGCGCGCGCCGCGCAACAGTTCTACGACGTGCCGCGCTTCGGCAACGTCCACCTGCTGCACTTCACCGATTGCCACGCACAACTGCGCCCGGTGCATTTTCGCGAACCCAGTGTGAACCTCGGCGTGGCGGAGTGGGCAGGCAAGCCGCCGCATCTGGTGGGCAAGGCCTTTCTGCGCGAGTACGGCATCCGCCCCGGCACCCCCGAAGCGCACGCGTTCACCAGCCTCGATTTCACCGAAGCCGCGCGCCGCTACGGCAAGGTGGGCGGGTTTTCCCATCTCTCTACGCTGATCCAGCGCATGAAGGCCAGCCGGCCCGGTGCGTTGCTGCTCGATGGCGGCGATACCTGGCAGGGCTCGGCCACGGCGCTGTGGACCAAGGGCCAGGACATGGTCGACGCGGCGCTGCAACTGGGCGTTGACGTGATGACGCCGCACTGGGAAATGACGCTCGGCGCCGAGCGCGTGAAGCAGATCGTCGACAACGACTTCAAGGGCCGCGTCTCGTTCCTGGCGCAGAACATCAAGACCAACGACTTCGGCGATCCGGTCTTCGACCCGTACGTGATCCGCGACATGAACGGCGTGGCCGTAGCGATCATCGGGCAGGCCTTCCCGTACACGCCGATCGCCAATCCGCGCTACTTCGTGCCGGACTGGACCTTCGGCATCCAGGAAGAAAACCTCCAACAGGTGATCGACGATGCGCGTTCCAAGGGCGCGGAGGTAGTGGTTCTGCTGTCGCACAACGGCATGGACGTCGACCTCAAGCTCGCCTCGCGGGTGCGCGGCCTCGACGCGATCCTCGGCGGCCACACGCATGACGGCGTGCCCAAGCCAGTGCAGGTCAGGAATTCGGGCGGTGTGACGCTGGTGACCAACGCGGGCTCCAACGGCAAGTTCCTCGGCGTGCTCGACTTCGACGTCCGCAACGGCAAGGTGGCCGATTTCCGCTACAAACTGCTGCCGGTCTTTGCGGACTACCTGCCGGCCGACCCCGCGATGGAGGCACTGATCACCAAGGTACGTGCCCCGTACGAGTCCAGGCTCAGCGAGGTACTGGCGATCAACCGCGGCCTGCTGTACCGACGCGGCAACTTCAACGGCACCTTCGACCAGCTCATCCTGGACGGCCTGATGGCCGTGCAGGACGCCGAAATCGCGTTCTCCCCCGGTTTCCGCTGGGGCACCACGCTGCTGCCCGGCGAGAACATCACGATGGAAGCCCTGATGGACCAGACGGCCGTCACGTACCCGTACACGACGGTGACGCCGATGACCGCCGAGACCATCAAGACCATCCTCGAGGACGTGGCCGACAACCTGTTCAACCCCGATCCCTACTACCAGCAGGGCGGCGACATGGTGCGCGTGGGCGGGCTGCAATACACGATCGACCCCAACCAGCCGATCGGCAAGCGGATCACCGACATGCGGCTGGGCGGCAAGCCGCTGGAAACCGGCAAGACCTACAAGGTGGCCGGCTGGGCGCCGGTATCAGAAGAAGCCCGCCAGGCGGGTGGGGCGCCAATCTGGGATGTGATGGCCCAGTGGCTGCGGACAAACAAGGAAGTCAGCGCTCGCCCACTGAACCTGCCGACCGTGCGCGGCATGAGCGGCAACCCGGGAATAACGACCACCTGA
- a CDS encoding TlpA disulfide reductase family protein: MRARRGVVAWMLALVAAFGAAAQLAQAAEVGDVIHLPDVKLLDGRTVPASQWAGKPLVVEIWASWCPFCALQNPRLQALYDKTRGTPLQVLTISIDKHPHEAVAYLKQRGYTFPATMDSDALRHAFGKRKGLPELYVLDGQGRVVQKEVGEMLDDDVAALARYGKR, encoded by the coding sequence ATGCGGGCTCGGCGCGGCGTGGTCGCATGGATGCTCGCGCTGGTCGCGGCGTTTGGCGCGGCAGCGCAGTTGGCTCAGGCCGCGGAAGTCGGCGACGTGATCCACCTGCCCGACGTGAAGCTGCTCGACGGCCGCACCGTACCTGCCTCGCAGTGGGCCGGCAAGCCGCTGGTCGTCGAGATCTGGGCATCGTGGTGTCCGTTCTGCGCGCTGCAGAACCCGCGCCTGCAGGCCCTGTACGACAAGACGCGCGGCACACCGCTGCAGGTGCTGACGATCAGCATCGACAAGCACCCGCATGAAGCAGTGGCGTACCTGAAACAGCGCGGCTACACCTTCCCCGCGACGATGGATTCCGATGCCCTGCGCCACGCCTTCGGCAAGCGCAAGGGGCTGCCGGAACTGTACGTGCTGGACGGGCAGGGCCGCGTGGTGCAGAAGGAAGTGGGCGAGATGCTCGACGATGACGTCGCCGCCCTGGCGCGCTATGGCAAACGCTGA
- the soxX gene encoding sulfur oxidation c-type cytochrome SoxX translates to MNKLHTMALVAMVALSAAGTQALAQTAAKGTTKGATTKVTDADVRQMIESSFTSKGPATVEGVLNQDATQKACSQYPDRSKVPAAVAKKVEAAELKQVKYPADNNWLGDWKEGEKIAQNGRGMQFTDAVGGTNGGNCYACHQLTKAEISFGNIGPSLYQYGKLRGNSQEVVRYTWGKIWDSNAFSACSNMPRFGHKGILTEQQIRDVMALLLDPASPVNQ, encoded by the coding sequence ATGAACAAACTCCATACGATGGCGCTGGTCGCCATGGTGGCGCTCTCGGCTGCCGGCACGCAGGCGCTGGCGCAGACGGCGGCAAAGGGTACGACGAAGGGCGCGACCACAAAGGTCACCGACGCCGACGTGCGCCAGATGATCGAATCGTCCTTCACGTCCAAGGGACCCGCCACGGTCGAGGGTGTGCTGAACCAGGACGCCACGCAGAAGGCGTGCAGCCAGTACCCAGATCGCAGCAAGGTGCCGGCCGCCGTGGCGAAGAAGGTGGAAGCCGCCGAGCTGAAGCAGGTGAAGTATCCCGCTGACAACAACTGGCTCGGCGACTGGAAGGAAGGCGAGAAGATCGCGCAGAACGGCCGGGGCATGCAGTTCACCGACGCGGTGGGCGGCACCAACGGCGGCAACTGCTACGCCTGCCACCAGCTGACCAAGGCCGAGATCTCGTTCGGCAATATCGGGCCGTCGCTCTACCAGTACGGAAAGCTGCGCGGCAACTCGCAGGAAGTGGTTCGCTACACGTGGGGCAAGATCTGGGATTCGAACGCGTTCAGCGCCTGCTCCAACATGCCGCGCTTCGGCCACAAGGGCATCCTGACCGAGCAGCAGATCCGCGACGTGATGGCGCTGTTGCTCGATCCGGCATCGCCGGTCAATCAGTAA
- the soxA gene encoding sulfur oxidation c-type cytochrome SoxA has protein sequence MVSPRNTRSNTRRSPRRTYRAAPAVLAVAAAVTAIATTLSAPALAQGSTAEELAKYRQMLAEGNPAELWEAAGEELWKKPAGPKNVSLEQCDLGKGPGVTKGAYAELPRYFKDTNKVMDLEQRLAYCRVTLQGLTQEEATKNPFSSQGKPSDIERLAAYLTGESRGVKMNVQLTHPEEKRVYALGEKMFFYRGGAYDFACATCHAVDGQRIRLQDLPNLLTSKGAEAAYTTWPAYRVSQGEVRTMQHRLYDCLRQQRFPEPAYGSDVITALTMFLAKNANGGTYDGPNMKR, from the coding sequence ATGGTTTCCCCGCGCAATACCCGCAGCAATACCCGCCGCAGTCCCCGCCGCACCTACCGCGCCGCTCCTGCCGTTCTGGCCGTGGCCGCCGCCGTCACGGCGATCGCCACCACGCTCTCCGCGCCCGCGCTGGCGCAGGGCAGCACCGCCGAAGAACTCGCCAAGTACCGTCAGATGCTGGCCGAAGGCAATCCCGCGGAACTATGGGAAGCCGCCGGCGAGGAACTGTGGAAAAAGCCGGCCGGCCCGAAGAACGTCTCGCTCGAACAGTGCGACCTGGGCAAGGGCCCGGGCGTGACCAAGGGCGCTTACGCCGAACTGCCGCGCTACTTCAAGGACACCAACAAGGTCATGGACCTGGAGCAGCGCCTGGCTTACTGCCGCGTGACGTTGCAGGGCCTGACACAGGAAGAAGCGACGAAGAACCCGTTCTCGTCGCAGGGCAAGCCGTCCGACATCGAACGCCTGGCTGCCTACCTGACCGGCGAGTCGCGCGGCGTGAAGATGAACGTCCAGCTCACGCACCCCGAGGAAAAGCGGGTCTACGCGCTGGGCGAGAAGATGTTCTTCTATCGCGGCGGCGCATATGACTTCGCCTGCGCCACCTGCCATGCCGTGGATGGCCAGCGCATCCGCCTGCAAGACCTCCCGAACCTGCTGACGTCGAAGGGTGCCGAGGCCGCGTACACCACGTGGCCCGCCTACCGCGTCTCGCAGGGCGAGGTCCGCACGATGCAGCACCGACTTTACGACTGCCTGCGCCAGCAGCGCTTCCCCGAACCGGCCTATGGTTCCGACGTGATTACCGCCCTGACGATGTTCCTGGCGAAGAACGCCAACGGCGGCACGTACGACGGCCCGAACATGAAGCGCTAG
- a CDS encoding DsrE family protein: protein MRRAFFRATAALAAIGLTAKAAAQEKASMPILGKGRVKVVYQLSEGIDQAVRAMANLRNHLNAAPDTKIVVVAFGYGIDFLVEGAKDSRGNTFEAPVAALASSGVEFRVCHNTLAARHISEQNLLMDAKVVPAGVVEVARLQFNEGYAYLKP from the coding sequence ATGCGGCGAGCATTCTTTCGGGCCACGGCGGCGCTGGCCGCCATCGGCCTCACCGCCAAGGCAGCGGCACAGGAGAAGGCGTCCATGCCTATCCTGGGCAAGGGCCGCGTCAAGGTCGTCTATCAGTTGTCAGAGGGCATCGATCAGGCCGTGCGTGCCATGGCCAATCTGCGCAATCACCTGAACGCCGCGCCGGATACGAAGATCGTCGTCGTAGCGTTTGGCTACGGCATCGACTTCCTGGTGGAAGGCGCCAAGGATTCGCGCGGCAACACGTTCGAAGCCCCGGTGGCTGCGCTGGCGTCGTCGGGCGTGGAGTTTCGCGTTTGCCACAACACGCTTGCCGCCCGCCACATTTCCGAGCAGAACCTGCTGATGGATGCCAAGGTGGTGCCCGCCGGTGTGGTGGAAGTGGCACGCCTGCAGTTCAACGAAGGCTACGCTTACCTCAAGCCCTGA
- the soxZ gene encoding thiosulfate oxidation carrier complex protein SoxZ, with protein sequence MADPMRVRATENGGVVDVKILMKHDMETGQRKDASGKTIPAWHIQTVIATCKGKEVFHAQFGPAVSKDPFLNFKFKGGAKGDKVTVTWVDNRGDKRTDEATIA encoded by the coding sequence ATGGCAGACCCGATGCGCGTTCGCGCCACCGAAAACGGCGGCGTGGTTGACGTCAAGATTCTGATGAAGCACGACATGGAGACCGGCCAGCGCAAGGACGCTTCCGGCAAGACGATTCCGGCCTGGCATATCCAGACCGTGATCGCCACGTGCAAGGGCAAGGAAGTGTTCCACGCCCAGTTCGGCCCGGCCGTATCGAAGGATCCGTTCCTGAATTTCAAGTTCAAGGGCGGTGCCAAGGGCGACAAGGTCACTGTGACCTGGGTCGACAACCGCGGCGACAAGCGTACCGACGAAGCCACCATCGCCTGA
- the soxY gene encoding thiosulfate oxidation carrier protein SoxY, which translates to MNAKRRDVLRMTAVLSLMAATGLISEAQAAEWNKTAFDGKSVADVIKALGGSGTEKSSAITFIAPDIAENGAVVPVAVTSNIPDTEQIAILVEKNPNTLAADFTIPAGTEPFVSTRVKMGQTSVVHAAVKAGGKWYVASKEIKVTLGGCGG; encoded by the coding sequence ATGAATGCGAAACGACGAGACGTGCTACGGATGACCGCTGTGCTGTCGCTGATGGCCGCCACCGGCCTGATCAGCGAGGCGCAGGCCGCGGAGTGGAACAAGACGGCCTTCGACGGCAAGAGCGTGGCCGACGTGATCAAGGCGCTGGGCGGCAGCGGTACCGAGAAGAGCTCGGCCATCACCTTCATCGCACCTGACATCGCCGAGAACGGTGCCGTGGTGCCGGTGGCCGTGACCAGCAACATCCCCGATACCGAGCAGATCGCTATCCTGGTGGAAAAGAACCCGAACACGCTGGCCGCCGATTTCACGATTCCGGCCGGCACCGAGCCGTTCGTCTCCACGCGCGTGAAGATGGGCCAGACCTCGGTCGTCCACGCCGCGGTCAAGGCCGGCGGCAAGTGGTACGTGGCATCGAAGGAAATCAAGGTCACGCTGGGCGGCTGCGGCGGCTGA
- a CDS encoding c-type cytochrome produces MKQFVIAAALLAAAASAHAVDAAKAQEIANKNACMGCHQVDKKLVGPAYKDVAAKYKGDKTALAKLTAKVKNGGSGVWGPVPMPANAAVSDADLKTVVEWVLAGAPAK; encoded by the coding sequence ATGAAGCAGTTTGTCATCGCCGCCGCTCTCCTGGCCGCCGCCGCATCCGCGCACGCCGTGGATGCCGCCAAGGCCCAGGAAATCGCCAACAAGAACGCCTGCATGGGCTGCCACCAGGTCGACAAGAAGCTGGTCGGCCCGGCGTACAAGGACGTGGCAGCCAAGTACAAGGGCGACAAGACCGCCCTGGCGAAGCTGACCGCGAAGGTCAAGAACGGTGGTTCGGGCGTCTGGGGTCCGGTGCCGATGCCGGCTAACGCCGCTGTCAGCGATGCCGACCTGAAGACGGTCGTGGAGTGGGTGCTGGCTGGCGCCCCGGCCAAGTAA
- a CDS encoding O-acetylserine/cysteine exporter — protein MQAKDRLLALAIIVVWGVNFVVIKVGLVGVPPMLLGALRFCLVAFPAVFFIPRPRIPLRMLVAYGATISLGQFVFLFYAMAVGMPAGLASLVLQSQVFFTVAIAGFWLGEPVRWHNIAGMAIAACGLALIGSGAAHGPGGMTLAGFLLTLCAALCWATGNIVSKKIGPVDLLGLVVWGALIPIVPFALLSLWFEGPARMTQALTNISGMGVFAVCYLAFCATLFGYTMWGRLLTRYAASKVAPLTLLVPVVGLVSAHLLLGEALALTQWAGALVVMAGLLLNVFGGRLWAGRMLAGR, from the coding sequence ATGCAAGCCAAAGACCGTCTGCTTGCCCTGGCCATCATCGTGGTCTGGGGCGTCAATTTCGTCGTCATCAAGGTCGGCCTCGTCGGCGTGCCGCCAATGCTGCTGGGCGCGCTGCGCTTCTGCCTGGTGGCGTTTCCGGCTGTTTTCTTTATCCCTCGGCCACGCATTCCGCTGCGGATGCTGGTGGCCTACGGCGCCACCATCAGCCTTGGGCAGTTCGTGTTCCTGTTCTACGCGATGGCCGTCGGGATGCCGGCGGGGCTGGCATCGCTGGTGCTGCAGTCGCAGGTGTTCTTCACCGTGGCCATCGCCGGGTTCTGGCTTGGCGAGCCGGTGCGCTGGCACAACATCGCTGGCATGGCCATCGCCGCCTGCGGGCTCGCCCTGATCGGCAGCGGCGCCGCTCACGGCCCGGGCGGCATGACGCTGGCCGGCTTCCTGCTGACGCTGTGCGCCGCCCTGTGCTGGGCCACGGGCAACATCGTCAGCAAGAAGATTGGGCCGGTGGATCTGCTGGGCCTGGTGGTGTGGGGCGCGCTGATCCCGATCGTGCCGTTCGCGCTGCTGTCGCTCTGGTTCGAGGGCCCGGCCCGGATGACGCAGGCGCTGACCAATATCTCCGGCATGGGTGTGTTCGCGGTCTGCTACCTGGCGTTCTGCGCCACGCTGTTCGGCTACACGATGTGGGGCCGCCTGCTGACGCGCTACGCGGCCAGCAAGGTGGCGCCGCTGACGCTGCTGGTGCCGGTGGTCGGCCTGGTCTCCGCACACCTGCTGCTGGGCGAAGCATTGGCGCTGACACAATGGGCTGGCGCCCTGGTGGTAATGGCCGGACTGCTACTCAACGTGTTCGGCGGGCGGCTGTGGGCCGGTCGGATGCTCGCTGGGCGATGA